A stretch of the SAR86 cluster bacterium genome encodes the following:
- a CDS encoding LLM class flavin-dependent oxidoreductase: MKISVVDQSPIFSNSSADQAIKDTRELAKYCDSLGLNRFWLAEHHGSSSFAGCSPEILIPSLASETESIRIGSGGVMLMHYSPYKVAENFRLLESLFPNRIDLGLGRAPGSDAYQAGALAYGSKTTGPEFFPTKMNDLKSFLEGSVSSTKSFESVNVTPGLGELPEVWLLVSSRQGAEYAAHFGLPMALAYFIDPSCIDLADVYRDNFQPSIFADKPKISVGVFSICADTDKEAEELSLSAAAWRLNSQKGIFGAFPTLEEAKDSINGDLARTNDNRTFVGTAQTIREKLQPILNKVEPEELKIITICEPFSARVRSYDLIKQSFALN, translated from the coding sequence ATGAAGATAAGTGTAGTTGACCAATCTCCTATTTTTTCTAATTCAAGTGCAGATCAAGCAATCAAAGATACTAGAGAGTTAGCTAAATATTGTGATTCTTTGGGATTGAACCGATTTTGGTTAGCTGAGCATCATGGGTCTTCTTCATTTGCTGGATGCTCACCTGAGATATTAATACCTAGTCTGGCATCAGAAACAGAATCGATTCGCATAGGCTCAGGAGGGGTTATGCTTATGCACTATAGTCCCTACAAAGTAGCAGAAAATTTTAGACTCTTAGAATCATTATTTCCAAATAGGATTGATTTGGGTCTTGGCAGGGCCCCAGGAAGTGATGCTTATCAGGCTGGTGCGCTTGCTTATGGCTCAAAGACGACTGGACCAGAATTTTTTCCAACAAAGATGAATGATTTAAAGTCCTTTCTAGAGGGAAGTGTTTCATCTACAAAATCTTTTGAGTCAGTTAATGTTACTCCGGGGCTAGGTGAATTACCCGAAGTTTGGCTATTGGTATCCTCAAGACAGGGAGCAGAATATGCCGCCCATTTTGGTTTACCTATGGCACTGGCATATTTTATTGATCCTTCATGCATAGACCTCGCAGATGTTTATCGAGATAACTTTCAGCCATCCATTTTTGCAGATAAACCAAAAATAAGTGTGGGCGTATTTTCTATCTGTGCTGACACAGATAAGGAAGCAGAAGAATTATCTTTAAGTGCAGCTGCATGGAGACTTAATTCTCAAAAAGGGATTTTTGGAGCATTCCCAACTTTGGAAGAAGCAAAGGACTCTATTAATGGCGATCTTGCGAGAACAAATGATAATAGAACTTTTGTAGGTACCGCACAGACTATAAGAGAGAAGCTTCAACCAATTTTGAACAAAGTTGAACCTGAAGAGCTAAAAATCATCACTATATGTGAACCCTTTTCTGCCAGAGTGAGATCCTATGATCTAATTAAACAATCATTTGCTCTTAACTAA